The following DNA comes from Methanothermus fervidus DSM 2088.
AGATTCTCTAGACACGTTTATATGATCTGCAAGATCTTTTAAAGATAAACCAAGTTTTTCTCTAACCCTACGTAATTTTCTTCCATCAATGTTTACGTAATACCCGCCCCTATCTGCAAATATCTCTGGATACTCTCCTTCAGCTATTATCCTTTTTAATGTATTAACACTTGATGCAGGAATTCCATATCTGGTATAAATCACGCCATCTTCTAAAGGTTTATCTTTTGATCTTATACCAACCAAAAATGGTGAGGCTAGAAGGTTTGAAGCAACCTTTTTCATTTCATTAGCTTGTATTTCATTGAATGAATTTATATTTACAAGTACTTTCAATAACAATAATAATAGTTCTTTCCGTGCTAAAAAATCGAAACAACTTCTTTCATATATTCTTGATACTTCAAAACCCTGGTCAATGAAAAAATTATACATGTCTTCGATAAGCTTTACTCTAGATTCCATAATTTATCACCGGTGATCATATGCTTCATATAGGTATAGATGATACAGACTCCAGCAAAGGTATGTGCACTACCTATATAGCTTGTATACTTTATCATGAATTTAAAAGTTGCGGATTTGAAGTGATAGGTTATCCTAGATTGATAAGATTAAATCCTTTTGCACCACATAAAACCCGTGGAAATGGTGCCGTATCACTCAGAGTAAAAACAAAAAATGAAGAAAAAATTAAAAATAAAGTATTAAACACTGTTTCAAATTTAGCAGAACTTGAAGATGAAAACACAGATCCTGGAATTGTATTTTATAAAGGAAAAATAACTCCTGAAATGGAAAAATTTGCATTAAAAGCCATAAGAAAGATTGTTAGTTTAAATGAAGCTAAAAAATTAGCAAAAAAAGTTAATGCTGAAATTTATAAGTTTAAAAAAGGAAGAGGTATCATAGGAGCTCTTGCAGCAATCTCTTGTCCCCTAAAAGATAAAACTTATGAATTACTTGCATATCGAACACCAGAAAATTATGGTAAAGAAAGAAAAATAGATAGCAATTCTGTTTTTAAAATGGATAAATTATTTTATCCAAAAACATTTGACAATGTTGACAATGATAACATACTTATAACTCCAAATACACCATGTCCTGTTCTTTATGGTATACGAGGTGAAACTCCTGAAGATGTTAGAGAGGCAAATAAAGTTGTTAAGTCAAGGGAACCTATTGAAAGGACATGTATTTTTGAAACAAACCAACACACTGACCAACATATCCAAAAAGCAAAAAGAATAGCGGACATGAAGCAGTTTGAATCTTATGTTGTTATAGGGGAAGTAAAAGACGAACCAAAGGTTATTGAAGGAGGACATGTTTTTTTCACATTGAAAGATAGTTCTGGTGAAATTACTTGTGCAGCTTATGAACCTACAAAAGAATTTAGGAAAATTGTAATGAAATTAAAACCAGGAGACAAATTGAAAATATATGGAGGTATAGGTGTTCACAATACATTGAACATTGAAAAAATGAAAATATTAGAATTAGCACCTTTATATAAAAAATTAAATCCACTATGTCCAAAATGTGGAAAAAGAATGAAGTCCGCTGGGAAAAATAAAGGTCTCAAATGTTTAAATTGTGGTAATAAAATCCCTTATGAATATAAAATAATTAAGAAAATTCCTAGGAATATAAAGAAAAAATGGTATGAAGTTCCCCCTGCAGCAAGGCGTCATCTTTCTAAGCCGCTTATAAGGTGTAAAAATGATATCTAAAGATTTGGCTAATTTTATTAAAAAAATAAAATATTCAAAATTAAATAAAAATGTTGTTGATAAAGTTAAATGTTCTTTTTTGGATTTCTTTGGAGTTGCATTAAGAGGATCAAGAGAAAAAAGTGGAATCATAGCATTTAAAAGTTTATACAAGAAGGGAAAGAATTCAACTGTAATTGGTTATGGAAAAAGCGATGAAATGACTGCAAGCTTAATAAATGGCATATTTGCACATAATACAGATTTAGATGATGGTCACAGAAATGCATTGATGCATCCTGCATGTACTGTAATACCAGCTGCACTGTCTCTTGCAGAAAAATACAATGTAATAGGTAAGAGATTTATAGAAGGCATTGTTTGTGGTTATGAAGTTGGCATTGCAATTGGAATTTCTATAAATCCAGAACATAGGGAAAGAGGATTTCATACAACAGGCACATGTGGTGTATTTGCAGCCGCTGCAGCTGCATCAAAGGTTTTAAACCTTAAAAAGAATGAAATAGTCAATGCCATCGGGTTGGCAGGTACTCAGGCATCTGGATTGTTAGAATCTGATCATGCTGGTACAATGGCAAAACATCTGCATGCAGGAAAAGCGGCTCAAAGTGGAGTAATATCAGCTATTTTAGCTAAAAATGGTTTTACTGGTGCAAAAACTATATTAGATGGAAAAGAAGGATTTTTCAATGCATATTCTACTTTAGATAAAATTTCAATAATAAAAAGAGAATTAGGTAAATTTCACATTAGAAACACTTATATGAAAAAATATCCTGTTTGTAGACATCTTCATTCCACTTTAGATTCTGGAGAATCAATACTCAAAGAATTAGGAATTAAAAAATTAGATCCAAATAAAGTTAAAAAGATAATTGTAGAGACATATGAGGTTGCAGCACAACATAATAATTACAGACCTAAAACTGTGGAAGCTGTTAGACAAAGCCTACCTGTTTCTTTAGCAATTCTTTTGTATAAAGGTGATTTATCTTTAGAAAATTTAAAAGAATATGAAAGATTAGAGTCTGGAGTGAAAAAAATTATAGATAAAATTATAATAAAGGTAGATAAAAGTTTAGATGCAAACAAAAGACCATCAAAAGTTTGTATTGAATTTAAAAATAGAAAAATTGAAAAATTTACACCTATACCTAGAGGAGAACCAGAAAATCCCTTTTCAAAGGAAGATATATTGAAAAAATTCAAAAAATTGAATCCTGAATATCCAATAAAAAAATTAAAAATTATAGATGAGTTGGAAGATATTGAAGTTGGAGCCTTGATGGAGGAATTGTCATGGAAGCAAGAGCAATAAATTTTCTTAAAAAAATAGGTATTAAATATGAATTTAAAAAATCTAACAAAAGATTTGAAGACGGATCTGAATATAGGTTTGAGGTTCCTGGAATACAAGGAGTGGAAGCTCTTGAAGCATTGATAGACGCTATAGATGAATATGATGTAACTGTTCATAGAGTCACTCAGACCAAGGGAATTATGATGCTCACTGATTCTGAGATAGAAAAAATGGCTGAATTGGCGTTGGAAGCTAAACTTGAATTGTTTTTAAGTGTGGGTCCACGAGCAACATATGATACAAGTGCAACAGTGCATACAAAAGAAGGAGCAAGAATTGGATATAGGTTAAGAGGTTATGAAAATTTAGTATATGCAATTGAAGATGTAATGAGGGCCATTGATTTAGGTGTTAGAGGAATAGTTGTTTATGATGAAGGACTTCTCTGGGCATTGAATAAAATGAGAGAAAATGGTGACATACCAAAAGATGTACATTTTAAAGTATCAGCTCATTGTGGTCACGGTAATCCCGCATCTGCAATTTTACTTGAAAAAATAGGTGCAGACTCCTTTAACCCTGTGCGTGATTTGCAGATACATATGCTTGCTTCATTAAGGCAGGTAATAGATATACCTATAGATGTGCACACTGAAAATCCAAAATCTTCTGGTGGTTTTATAAGACATTATGAAGTGCCTGATATGATTAAATTTTCAGCACCAGTATATCTTAAAACAGGAGGATCTGTAGCATTAACACATGCTTGGGAAACAACTAAAGATGAAGCAAAAAAAAGGGTAAAGCAAGTTTTACTTGTACAATCCATGATAGAGAGATACTATCCTGAAGCAAAGATTTCTAGTAAAAAACATTTGGCAATACCTTCACCTTAGGTGGTAATTTTGGACTTAGTTAAAAAAGTTAAAAAAGCTGTTATAAAATGTAGCACAGAATATAGTGAAGATCAAATAAAAGCTTATAAAAATGCCATAAAAAATGAAAACAATGAAAATGCTGTTTGGGTTCTTAAGTTACTCTTAAAAAATGCTAAAATTGCAAAAAAGAAAAGAAGACCACTTTGCGATGATACAGGTATTCCCCATGTATATATAGAAATTGGCAAAAAATCAGAAATTTCTAGTACGTTTTTTCAAAAAATCAGGCGAGGCATAGCTGAAGGATTACGTGAGCTTCCAGGACGCCCTATGGCCCTAAAAGGAAATGATATAGAAAGAATAGAACAAAGTAAAGGGATATATGAAGATCCTGGGAAAGTGGTTCCTCCTTCATTCTTCATAGATAACAATAAAGAAGAAAATGGAACAAAAATTCATATAATGATGTTAGGAGGTGGTCCAGAAATTAGAGCTAGAACTAAAAAAGTTTTCCATGAACATGATTACAGAAAAGTATTTAAAGAAGTAATTAGATGGATAATAGTAGAGGCTAAATCTCTAGGTTGTACACCTTGTGTACCCGCCATAGGTATTGGAAGGACACATTATGAGGCAACATCGTTAATGCTCAAGGCAATTGCTCATGGTAAATTAGATCAGCAATCAGAACTAGAAGAATATATAACTAATTCTGTAAATTCTTCAGGAATAGGTCCTTTAGGTTTAGGAGGGTCCACCACTGCATTAGGAACTTTAATTAAAATAGGTCCACAAAGAGCCAGCGGTGTCAGAATCGTATCTACAAGATTATGTTGTTGTGTAGAACCAAGAAAATACACGATAACCATCTGAGGTGAGTTTTATGACAAAAATGCGGACAAAATGGAGAACATCAATTACTAAAATTGAACCAAACAAAATAATAATTAGAGGAATTCCAATAGAAAGACTCATTGGGAGTATAAGTTTCCCGGAAGTTGTATATTTATTAATAAAGGGAAAATTACCTAGTGAAAAAGAGGCAAGAATGTTAGAAGCTGTATTAGTTTCATTTGCTGACCATGGAGTGACTCCACCTAGTACTCAAGTTTCAAGGATAATAGCATCAACAGGATCACCTGTCAATGCCTGTATTGCTGGTGGGCTATTAGCATTTGGTAAACATCATGCAGGAGCAATAGAACATGCCATGAAATTATTCCAAAATTCTGTTGAGTTATGTGATTCTGAAGATGATATACCTGAAGTTGCAAGGGATGTTGTAAATAAATATATTTCAAAAGGAAAGAAAATTCCTGGTTATGGTCATAGATTCCATAATGAGGATCCACGACCCGTAAGACTTTTTGAATTAGCAGAAGAACTTAATTTCAAAGGACCACATATGGTTTTTGCCCTTGAAGTTGAAAAAATCTTAAATGAATTAAAAAACATAAAAATGAATGTTGATGGAGCTTGTGCATCAATACTATCAGATCTTGGATTTGATTGGAGAATTGGAGTAGGAATGTTTATGTTAGGTAGGTTACCAGGAATTATAGCCCATATTTATGAAGAACGTACAAAAGAACCTCCATTTAGGAAATTCTTTGATGTTGATGAAATTGAATATGAAGAAGAACAAATATTCAGACCTCCTAAGTTAAAAACACCTGAGTAACTATTTATTTATTTTTTCCCAAAGAGTGCCATTATTGGTTTCATATCTTCTAGCATATCCTTCTCTTTCAAGAGCTTTTAATATATTTAACATGCTTTCAAATTTAAGTTCTTTAAATCCGACTTTTTTGACAAAATCATGCAATTCCTTAGCTGAGGCTTTTTTAGATGGTAATAAATGATATATTTGAGATTGAAAAGACGTAAGCCCGGGTTTAGGTTTAGATGTCAATGCTTCAATATATTTCTCAAGTTTTTTTAATTTTTTATCTTTTTTTGATAATTCTTCCTTCAAAACTTTAATTTTTTTATCTTTTTCTTGGATTATATTTTTTAAATTGATTATTTCTAAATTTTTATTTCTAATCTCTGCCTCATATCCTTCATTTTTTAATTTCTTTAGCTTATTCCGACATTTATTTAATTCTAATCTTAATTTAGAAATTTCTAATAAACATGACTTAACAAGTTTTTTTAATTCTTCTTTTTCTGAATCTTTAAATAGTCGCATAGATATCCCAAAAAATAAAAATCAAAGAATTGTTTCTTTAATGAGTTCTGCGTTTAGCACTGACGCTCCTGCCGCACCTCTAATTGTATTATGTCCAACTAACACATATTTAAGACTATTTTCAATTGTGTTATCTTTTCGCAATCTTCCAACTGTTACAGCCATTCCATTCTCGTTATCTCTATCTATTCTTGGCTGAGGTCTATCTTCATCGTCTAAAACTATTATTGGTTTTTTTGGTGCAGAAGGAAGATTTAGTTTTTGTGGTAAACCCTTAAACTTTGCCATTGCATCTTTTATATCTTCTATATCAAAATTTTCTTCTAATTCAATGAATACGGCTTCAGTATGTCCATCTAACACAGGTACTCTATGGCAAGAAGCAGTTATTTTAAATTTTGCTGGTTCAATACTATCATCCTTTAAAGTTCCAAGAATTTTTAAAGTTTCTGTCTCTATCTTTTCTTCTTCGCCACTTATAAATGGTATTATATTATCTAAAATTGCCATGGATGGAACACCAGCATATCCAGCACCAGACACTGCTTGCATAGTTGCAACATATACTCTTTTTATATCAAATAAATCATAAATTGGTTTTAATGTCAATGTAAGTGCTATTGTCGAACAATTAGGGTTAGTAACTATAAAACCTTCCCAACCTCTTTTTTCTTGTTGTATTTCAATTAAATCCAATGATTCTGGATTTACTTCGGGAATTAAAAGTGGAACATCTGGTTCCATCCGCATAGCACTTGCATTAGATGCAACGATATATTTTTCTGCAAATTTAGGCTCTACCTTGGCAGCAATGTTTGATGGTAAAGCTGAGAATAATATATCTACATCCTCAACTTCTTTTGGATCTGTGTTAACAACTGTTATATCCTTAACAGATTCTGGCATTTCTATATCTAAATACCATTTAGCTGCGTCTTCATACTTTTTACCTGCTGACCTTGGGGAAGCTGTTAAAACTTCAATTTCAAAGTCAGGATGATCTGCCAACAAACTGACAAATCTTTGTCCAACCATGCCGGTGGCGCCGAGTATGCCTACTTTCAACATCTTATCACCTGAGGCCTAAAACATCTTTCATGTCACTTATTTTTCCTGGTTTTGCATGTTTTATATATCTTATAGCACGTAAAACTCCATTAACGAATGCTTGTCTACTATGTGCACGATGAATGATTTCCAATCTTTCACCATTGCCTAAAAACATAACTGTATGGTCCCCAACAACATCTCCGCCTCTTATTGCATGTACGCCTATCTCTTCGTCACTTCTTTCGCCAACAATTCCTTTTCTACCATAAACAGCCACATCTTTACTTTTTCCTCTTTTATCACATATTATTTCTAAAGCTTTCATGGCAGTGCCAGATGGAGCATCTACTTTGTGTCTGTGATGAGCTTCAATGATTTCTACATCATAGTCTTCAAGTAATGACGCAAGATCTTCAATAATTTTGAAAAAAACATTTACTCCGACTGCCATATTTGGAGAAATAACTGCTTTAATGTTATTTTTTTCTACACAATCCTCAATTATTTTCATCTGTTCCTCATTAAAACCAGTTGTACCAACGACTAAATTTACTCCCATTTTACTAGCTGTTTTTATATTTTCAACTGCAGCATTTGGAGTTGTGAAATCAACTAAAACGTCAGGGTCTTTGTCTTTTAGAACTTCTTTTAAAAAATTTGCACCTCTTATCTTTACACCAACATGTCCTATACCAATTGTTTCACCAATGTCTTTACCTTCTAATTCCGTATTTGGAGCTTCTATCGCACCAACAAGTTCCATGTCTTTCTCTTTAACTACATTCTTTATAATTAATGACCCCATTCTTCCACAAGCGCCACAAACAACTATTTTCATGATTGATACCTCAATGCTAAATAAGTGATAACCTTTCCAATATTTCTCTTAAAGTTTTTTTATTTTCTTCTTTTAACGATGCTAAAGGCATTCTTACATGTCCTGCTGGTCTTCCCATCATATTCAATGCCTCTTTTACAGGGGCAGGGTTAGTTTCAATAAACAATGCCTCCATGAGTTCATAAAGTTCATAATGTTTTTTCTTAGCTGTTTCAAAATCACCTTTTAAAGCACTTTTTACTAGTTCACACATTCTGGTTGGATCTACGTTGGCAACAACGGAAACAACGCCTTTAGCACCCATAGAAATCATTGGCAAAGTTAAATTGTCATTTCCTGAAAGAACTATAAAATCTAAATTTGTATCCATGGTTTCTTTAATAATCATGGAAACTTTATTTAAATCCGTGCTAGCCTCTTTTATTCCTACAATATTGTCAACTTTTGCCAGTTCGCACAAAACATCTACACCTATATCTATTCCAGTTCTTGATGGTACATTATAGATGATAATAGGAATATCTGATTTCTCAGCCAATGTTTTGTAATGTTTTATTAGTCCATGTGGTTGTGGTTTATTGTAGTATGGTGTTATAACAAGTGCTGCATCTGCCCCAGCGTCTTCAGCATATTTTACTAATCCAAGTGCCTCTCTAGAAGAATTACTTCCTGCACCTGCTACTGCAGTTACTCTACCATTTACTTCATCTACGAGTATGTCTATAAGCCTTCTATGTTCTTCATGAGTTATTGTCGCTGATTCTCCTGTTGTACCTGCAGCTAAAAGTCCATCAACGCCTTTTTCAATCAAATAATTTATATTTTCACGCATTCCTTCTTCATCTATCTCATCATCTTTTGTAAAAGGAGTTACCATAGCAACTATCGTTCCTTCGATCTTCATTTTTCACACCCAAAATATACTATGAAAAAAGTTAAATATTGATTTTACGAAAATCATGAGGATCCTAAAACATCGCGAACAAGATTATAGACTTTTTCGCAATCTTTCCATTCTACAAAAATAACTATTGATGTCTGGGAAGATGAAATTTCCACAATGTTTATGTTATGTTTTTTCAATGGTTCTGTAATTTTTGAAATAATTCCAGGAGTTGTTACAAAATCAGGGCTTGAAACACTTATCATTCCTACATCTTTACCTATGGATACAGAACTAAGATCCTTGTCTTTAATAACTAATTCATGTAAAATTTTATGGGCTTTCCTAGCATCTTTTTTGTTAACAAATAAAGTTACAGAATTTTGGCCTGTAGAAATTCCTAAAATATTTATATTATCTTTTGCAAGTCTGGAAGTTATTTTAGCAAGTATGCCTGGCTTATAAAGTATCTCTTCACCAACTACTGCTATAACAGATAATGGTTCTGGATAGGACATTGTTGTTTTTAAAGTTTTCTCTTTTGATGGTCCTATAATTTCAGTTCCAGGTGCAGATAAATCTCCATGCTTAAAACTTATTATTTTTGCTCTTAAATTAGGTTCTTTATATTTTAATGCATCTGGATGTAAAACCTTTGCACCATGTGTGGCCAAATCCCTCATTTCTTCTACTGATATTTTTTCCAATCTTTTTGCACTTTTTATTAAATTAGGGTCTGTCGTCATTACTCCACTTACATCAGTAACAATGATAACCTCATCTGCATTTAAACACTTTGCTAGAACAAAAGCAGTTACGTCACTTCCACCTCTTCCCAATGTTGTAATATGTCCTTCCTTGTCTTTACCAAGAAATCCACATATAACTGGAATTATTCCTTCATCCAGAAGATTTAATATATTTTTTGACAATTTTTTGGTTGTTTCTAAATCTACTTCAGCGTTTAATAGATTACTATCAGTTATTATTGGCCATTTATCGCTAAATGGATCTATATATTCAGATTTTACTCCAAAAGATTCTATAGCAGATGCAAATATTCTAGCACTGGTCATTTCACCCATAGAAATTACTTCAGCCAACTGTTTTTCTGTTACAATATTTTTTGTTGCATCTTCTACAATTTTAATTAGCTCATCTGTTGTTTTGTTTATGGCAGAAACTACGACTACTACTTTCTTTCCAGACATGTATTCTTTAACTACCGCATTGGCAGCCTTTCTAATTCTTTTTCCATTCCCTATTGATGTCCCACCAAATTTAACAACTATTAGTGCCATTTATACACCATTAAGATGATCTTTGTTTCATAAGTTTTGTTATGTAACCTGCTATTTTATTTCTCAAATGTTTTGTTTCTACGGTTGAAATTTCTTCTAAAACTGCCTTGTTTTCATCAAAATTGTCTGAAAACTTGTCTGGAAAAGTTTCTATTAATTCTTTTGCAACTCTTTTTATCAACGCAGTTCTAATGTTTCCCATACACTACCTCCCCATCACTTTTTTTTGTTCTTCTCTATTCATCTCAGTTAATATCTTTACTATTTTTGTAATTTTCTTTTCATTAATTTTATTTTTTCTAGCAATCTTCCTTGCCTTATTTTCAATTTCTTTCTCCCTTATAGGGTCTTCAATATCCATACCTAGTATCATTTTTGCTTTTGCTATTTTTTTGCCAAGGAGTGTTCTTTCACAGATAAGCTTCAAAATTTTTTTATCTAATATATCTATTTGTTCTCTTGTTTCATTTAGAATTTTCTTTGCTTCCGATTTATCCATTAAATCACCTTTGTTCCTTCATTGTCAACTTCAGTTAATATTACTTCGCCAGGATATGAATTCCATGCATCCACAACATTGTCAACTTTGTCATTGTCAACAATTGCAATGAAAGAAGGCCCTGTTCCTGAAAGCCCCGAAGCTAGTGCACCAGCATCCAGTGCATCAAAAATTATATCTGTGTTGAATCCAAGTGCAGAGGAATAAAGTATACCATTCAATGTTAAAGCCTTATAAATATTTTTATTTAAAAGTTCTTTGAATGCAATATCTACCCATGGTGATATTAACTTCATTCTTTTTACATCTGCTTCAGCAGTGAAAGATTTTTTCTTAGGATTATATATTACTACTTTTTTTTCATCCATTTTACCTTTATATATTATTTCCCTTCTTAAATTATCTGTTATTGTTAATCCTCCAAAAAATGATGCTGTGGCATCGTCAAAAGCCCCTGTTATTGTCACTCCTGCTTCTAATGATGAATCGATTGCTAATTCTATAATATCCATATCATCTAATTTTTCTGTGTCAAATTCTTCTGAAATTAATTCATATACTGCCAAAGTAACTGCATTTGATGCCGCACTACTACTTGATAAACCTGAAGCCACTGGAAGATTTGATTCAGTTTTTATTTTTAATCCTGTTTTTACCCCTAAACGTTCTAAAACTTTTTTTGCACAAATTTCCATTAGTTTTGTGTCAACTTTAGGTTTTGTACTACATTTAATACCAGAATTAATTATTTTAGCTTCAGCAGTAACATAAAGTTTTATTCCAAATGCTGATCCTTTTCCTGTGGCGATAGCATTAATAACTGTTGCTGAACCAGGAGATTTCACCTTTTTCTTAATAGATATCCCTCCAAACAAAAATTTTTTCTAGCTTATTATATCATAATTTAGGAATAAAGATTTAGAGGTGATAATGTGGTAGTAAAAATAGAGATATTTACATCTCCCACATGCCCTCATTGTCCATCAGCCATTGCATTAGCCGAAGAAATTAAAGAAGAATATGGTAACAAAGTTGAAATTGAAGAAATAGATGTGATGGAAAATAGAGAAAAGGCAATAGAATATGGTTTGTTAGCAGTTCCTACAATAGCAATAAATGGAGAAGTTAAATTTGTTGGAACTCCTTCTAAAGAAGAATTTAAAAGAGCTATTGAAGAAGAATTAAAAAATGAATAAAAGTAAGATAGGAATAACAACGGGTAGTGCAGCCACTGCAGCTGCAACTGCTTGTATTTTATTTTTAAAAAAATCTAAAAAACCTAAAATTGTAAATATTGATGCACCTGTAGGTAAATTAAAAATTGAAATAAAAAGTATAAAAAAAATATCTAAAAATGAAGCTGAAG
Coding sequences within:
- a CDS encoding transcriptional regulator, XRE family (COGs: COG1395 transcriptional regulator protein~InterPro IPR010982: IPR001387~KEGG: mth:MTH967 hypothetical protein~PFAM: helix-turn-helix domain protein~SMART: helix-turn-helix domain protein~SPTR: O27048 Putative HTH-type transcriptional regulatory protein MTH_967~PFAM: Helix-turn-helix), with protein sequence MESRVKLIEDMYNFFIDQGFEVSRIYERSCFDFLARKELLLLLLKVLVNINSFNEIQANEMKKVASNLLASPFLVGIRSKDKPLEDGVIYTRYGIPASSVNTLKRIIAEGEYPEIFADRGGYYVNIDGRKLRRVREKLGLSLKDLADHINVSRESIYKYERGLGRMSLDVALALEKYLGCKITFSIDVFQVPENLKYENKNKIKFSRFSFIKTGRTPFDALANFGKKRNETLITGLEKNRSESRLLKLASSLKDISLVAGSLAAFIMKSENVKESLKGVPVIRQYEIEDIDTPAELLKLVRERKEYT
- a CDS encoding tRNA(Ile2) 2-agmatinylcytidine synthetase (COGs: COG1571 DNA-binding protein containing a Zn-ribbon domain~InterPro IPR013696: IPR004365~KEGG: mth:MTH966 hypothetical protein~PFAM: domain of unknown function DUF1743; nucleic acid binding OB-fold tRNA/helicase-type~SPTR: O27047 Conserved protein~PFAM: Domain of unknown function (DUF1743); OB-fold nucleic acid binding domain): MLHIGIDDTDSSKGMCTTYIACILYHEFKSCGFEVIGYPRLIRLNPFAPHKTRGNGAVSLRVKTKNEEKIKNKVLNTVSNLAELEDENTDPGIVFYKGKITPEMEKFALKAIRKIVSLNEAKKLAKKVNAEIYKFKKGRGIIGALAAISCPLKDKTYELLAYRTPENYGKERKIDSNSVFKMDKLFYPKTFDNVDNDNILITPNTPCPVLYGIRGETPEDVREANKVVKSREPIERTCIFETNQHTDQHIQKAKRIADMKQFESYVVIGEVKDEPKVIEGGHVFFTLKDSSGEITCAAYEPTKEFRKIVMKLKPGDKLKIYGGIGVHNTLNIEKMKILELAPLYKKLNPLCPKCGKRMKSAGKNKGLKCLNCGNKIPYEYKIIKKIPRNIKKKWYEVPPAARRHLSKPLIRCKNDI
- a CDS encoding MmgE/PrpD family protein (COGs: COG2079 Uncharacterized protein involved in propionate catabolism~InterPro IPR005656~KEGG: mth:MTH965 hypothetical protein~PFAM: MmgE/PrpD family protein~SPTR: O27046 Conserved protein~PFAM: MmgE/PrpD family) gives rise to the protein MISKDLANFIKKIKYSKLNKNVVDKVKCSFLDFFGVALRGSREKSGIIAFKSLYKKGKNSTVIGYGKSDEMTASLINGIFAHNTDLDDGHRNALMHPACTVIPAALSLAEKYNVIGKRFIEGIVCGYEVGIAIGISINPEHRERGFHTTGTCGVFAAAAAASKVLNLKKNEIVNAIGLAGTQASGLLESDHAGTMAKHLHAGKAAQSGVISAILAKNGFTGAKTILDGKEGFFNAYSTLDKISIIKRELGKFHIRNTYMKKYPVCRHLHSTLDSGESILKELGIKKLDPNKVKKIIVETYEVAAQHNNYRPKTVEAVRQSLPVSLAILLYKGDLSLENLKEYERLESGVKKIIDKIIIKVDKSLDANKRPSKVCIEFKNRKIEKFTPIPRGEPENPFSKEDILKKFKKLNPEYPIKKLKIIDELEDIEVGALMEELSWKQEQ
- a CDS encoding conserved hypothetical protein (KEGG: mth:MTH964 hypothetical protein~SPTR: O27045 Putative uncharacterized protein), producing MEARAINFLKKIGIKYEFKKSNKRFEDGSEYRFEVPGIQGVEALEALIDAIDEYDVTVHRVTQTKGIMMLTDSEIEKMAELALEAKLELFLSVGPRATYDTSATVHTKEGARIGYRLRGYENLVYAIEDVMRAIDLGVRGIVVYDEGLLWALNKMRENGDIPKDVHFKVSAHCGHGNPASAILLEKIGADSFNPVRDLQIHMLASLRQVIDIPIDVHTENPKSSGGFIRHYEVPDMIKFSAPVYLKTGGSVALTHAWETTKDEAKKRVKQVLLVQSMIERYYPEAKISSKKHLAIPSP
- a CDS encoding hydro-lyase, Fe-S type, tartrate/fumarate subfamily, alpha subunit (COGs: COG1951 Tartrate dehydratase alpha subunit/Fumarate hydratase class I N-terminal domain~InterPro IPR004646~KEGG: mth:MTH963 fumarate hydratase, class I related protein~PFAM: Fe-S type hydro-lyase tartrate/fumarate alpha region~SPTR: O27044 Fumarate hydratase, class I related protein~TIGRFAM: hydro-lyase, Fe-S type, tartrate/fumarate subfamily, alpha subunit~PFAM: Fumarate hydratase (Fumerase)~TIGRFAM: hydro-lyases, Fe-S type, tartrate/fumarate subfamily, alpha region) gives rise to the protein MDLVKKVKKAVIKCSTEYSEDQIKAYKNAIKNENNENAVWVLKLLLKNAKIAKKKRRPLCDDTGIPHVYIEIGKKSEISSTFFQKIRRGIAEGLRELPGRPMALKGNDIERIEQSKGIYEDPGKVVPPSFFIDNNKEENGTKIHIMMLGGGPEIRARTKKVFHEHDYRKVFKEVIRWIIVEAKSLGCTPCVPAIGIGRTHYEATSLMLKAIAHGKLDQQSELEEYITNSVNSSGIGPLGLGGSTTALGTLIKIGPQRASGVRIVSTRLCCCVEPRKYTITI
- a CDS encoding Citrate synthase (COGs: COG0372 Citrate synthase~InterPro IPR016142: IPR002020: IPR016141~KEGG: mth:MTH1726 citrate synthase~PFAM: Citrate synthase~SPTR: O27759 Citrate synthase I~PFAM: Citrate synthase); the protein is MTKMRTKWRTSITKIEPNKIIIRGIPIERLIGSISFPEVVYLLIKGKLPSEKEARMLEAVLVSFADHGVTPPSTQVSRIIASTGSPVNACIAGGLLAFGKHHAGAIEHAMKLFQNSVELCDSEDDIPEVARDVVNKYISKGKKIPGYGHRFHNEDPRPVRLFELAEELNFKGPHMVFALEVEKILNELKNIKMNVDGACASILSDLGFDWRIGVGMFMLGRLPGIIAHIYEERTKEPPFRKFFDVDEIEYEEEQIFRPPKLKTPE